Proteins encoded by one window of Bubalus bubalis isolate 160015118507 breed Murrah chromosome 4, NDDB_SH_1, whole genome shotgun sequence:
- the LOC123465730 gene encoding UBX domain-containing protein 2A, with the protein MKEVDNLESIKEEWVCETGSDHQPLSDSQQKNCEYFVDSLFEEAQKVGAKCLSPTEQKKQVDVSIKLWKNGFTVNDDFRSYSDGASQQFLNSIKKGELPLELQGVFDKEEVDVKVEDKKNEVCMSTKPVFQPFSGQGHRLGSATPKIVSKAKNIEVENKNNLSAVPLNNLEPISNIQIWLANGKRIVQKFNITHRISHIKDFIEKYQGSQRSPPFSLAAALPFLKLLDETLTLEETDLQNAVIIQRLKKTAEPFKELS; encoded by the coding sequence atgaaagaagtAGATAATCTTGAAAGTATAAAGGAAGAATGGGTTTGTGAAACAGGATCTGACCACCAACCTCTTAGTGATAGTCAACAAAAAAATTGTGAATATTTTGTTGACAGCCTTTTTGAGGAAGCTCAGAAGGTTGGTGCCAAGTGTTTGTCTCCCACTGAACAAAAGAAACAGGTAGATGTAAGtataaaattatggaaaaatgGATTCACTGTCAATGATGATTTCAGAAGTTATTCTGATGGTGCAAGTCAACAGTTTCTGAACTCCATCAAAAAAGGGGAATTACCTTTAGAATTACAGGGAGTTTTTGATAAAGAGGAAGTGGATGTTAAAGTTGaagataagaaaaatgaagtaTGTATGTCAACAAAGCCTGTGTTCCAGCCCTTCTCAGGACAAGGTCACAGACTGGGAAGTGCTACACCAAAAATTGTTTCTAAAGCAAAGAATATTGAAGTTGAGAATAAAAATAACTTGTCTGCTGTCCCACTAAACAATCTGGAACCCATCAGTAATATACAGATCTGGTTAGCCAACGGGAAAAGGATTGTCCAGAAATTTAACATTACTCATAGGATAAGCCACATCAAAGACTTCATCGAAAAATACCAGGGATCTCAGAGGAGTCCTCCCTTTTCCCTGGCAGCTGCTCTTCCTTTCCTCAAATTGCTAGATGAAACACTCACACTGGAAGAAACTGATTTACAGAATGCTGTAATCATTCAGAGACTCAAAAAAACTGCTGAACCTTTTAAAGAACTTTCATAG